The Ignavibacteria bacterium genomic sequence CTCGGAAGAGAAGCAAAACGTTTTCAAGCAAACGTAGCAAGTTCTTCGGAAACAAAATCAGTTGTTGATGCGGTTGTTGCGCAATTTAAACGACTTGATATTCTTGTCAACTCAGCAGGAATTACAAAAGATGGTTTGCTGATGCGAATGAAAGAAGAAGATTTTGACGACGTGATTGATACGAATTTGAAAGGCGTTTTCAATTTCACGCAATCCGCATCGAAACAAATGATGAGTCAACGCGCGGGAAAAATTATCAACATCACGAGCGTTGTTGGCGTTACAGGAAATGCCGGACAATCGAATTACGCCGCATCGAAAGCAGGAATTATCGGTTTCACAAAATCCATTGCGAAAGAACTTGCATCGCGTAGTATTCAAGTGAATGCAATCGCGCCGGGATTTATTGAAACGGAAATGACCGGCGCATTGAATGAAGAACAACGAAAAGTAATTCTCGAAAAAATTCCTGCGAAACGCATAGCAAAACCGGAAGAGATTGCGAGCGTTGTTTGTTTTCTCGCTTCTGCACATGCGGATTATATAACCGGACAAACCATTTGCGTTGATGGCGGAATGGTGATGTAATCTCTCTTCAGAAATCAATAATAATTTTTCTAATAAAATATTTTCTAACCACATATTTAATCACTAAACAATAATAAACACAATGGATATCGAAGCAAAAGTAAAAGAAATCGTAATGAATAAACTCGGCGTTGATGCCGGTCAGGTAACTGCAGCAGCATCATTTACGAATGATTTAGGGGCGGATTCGCTCGACACTGTCGAACTCGTAATGGAATTTGAAAAAGAATTCAAACTTTCTATTCCCGATGAAGACGCAGAAAAAATTTCTACTGTTGGAAGTGCGATTGATTACTTAAAATCCAAACTCCATTAAGCACGACAGATATAGAGTTATTATTCTTCTCTTTGCGAAACGGTTTATTCACATTTTTTAAAAAGAAAATTTATGGCTCTCGACAGAAAACGTAAACGTGAACGCCGAGTTGTCGTTACAGGTTTAGGTCCCGTAACATCCATCGGCATTGGCGTCGAACCATTTTGGAACGGATTACTTTCTGGAAAAAACGGTTTCGGTCCCATCTCACGTTTCGATGCAAGTGCGTATGATACTCGCATTGCCGCAGAAATAACCAACTTTGATCCGTTACAATTTATTGACCGCAAATCCATTCAACGAATGGATTTGTTCACACAATTTGCGATGGCAGCGGCAGAACTTGCGGTTCGCGACGCTGAAATAAATTTTGAACAATTCGACAGAGACAGAATCGGCGTAATATTTGGTTCTGGAATTGGAGGAATGGGTACGTATTTTAAGCAGACACAAACGGTGTTCGAACTCAAACGTCCCGATAGAATAAGTCCATTTTTTGTCCCAATGATTATTTCCGATATCGCCGCAGGATATATTTCCATTCGCTATCAGGTTAAAGGACCAAACTACGCGACAACTTCCGCATGTGCAACATCGGCGCACGCAATTGGTAATGGAATGATGCTTATTGAACGCGGTGATGCAGATGTAATGATTGTTGGCGGTTCCGAAGCGTCTATTACAGAGATGGGAGTTGGTGGATTTACTGCAATGAAAGCAATGTCCACTCGTAATGATGACCCGCAACATGCAAGTCGTCCTTTCGATAAAGAACGCGATGGCTTTGTCATCGGTGAAGGCGGAAGTGTTTTAATTATTGAAGAACTTCGGCATGCGCTCAATCGCGGAGCAAAAATTTATTGCGAACTTTCCGGAATAGGATTTACCGGTGATGCATTTCATATTACACAACCTGCACCCAACGGAGAAGGTGCAGTGCGTTCCATGAAACGTTGCATCGAAAACGCTGGACTTGAACCGACAGACATTGATTATATCAATGCTCACGGAACATCTACTCCTTTCAATGACAAAACAGAAACGCAAGCAATGAAACAAGTGTTTGGCGATTATGCATATCAGTTACTTGTAAGTTCAACAAAATCAATGACGGGACATCTACTTGGAGCCGCAGGAGCGATGGAAGCAATAGCAACGGTGCTTGCAGTAAAAAACGATGTTGTTCCGCCAACAATCAATTATGAATTCCCTGATCCCGATTGCGACTTAAATTATGTTCCCAATCAGATGCAGAAAAAAATAGTGAATGCCGCTCTTAGTAATGCATTTGGATTCGGCGGACACAATGCAACGCTTTGTTTCGAAAAATATCGGGAACAATAAGTTTTACGCTTTCCGAAATCCTTTGAAAGTAAAACACAAGCGATACGATTAGAATAGAAACGAAGGACTTGTGCTGTTCAAAAAAATTTTCCGTGTCTTCCAACAACATACGACTCCTGTTTCTCCAACAATAAATTTATTGTCGAAGAGAATTGGATATTCTATTACTCAACCACACATATTCTGCGAAGCGTTACGACATCGCTCTTCTCTGCAACTTCTCACTCCTTCGCAAATGACACATTCCAACGAACGATTGGAATTCCTCGGTGATTCCATTTTAAATTTCATCGTCGCGGAATATGTGTACCAACAACATCCGGATTGGGAAGAAGGCAAGTTGACGAAATTACGCGCATGTCTTGTCAATAAAAAAGCGCTTACCGTTCTCGCGAAACAAATTCGACTTAATGAATTGATAGAAGTAAACCCTTCGCTTCCGATTACTTCTAAAAAAGGGAATGAAACTATCATCGCCGACGGTTTCGAAGCAATTATTGCAGCAATTTATCTCGACGGCGGATACGATTGCGCAAAAAAATTTGTTCTTTCTCAACTTCATACAGCACTATCACAAGGAACGCTGGAAACAACGGATGAAAATTTTAAAAGCCAACTTCTTGAATTATCACAAGGAAAAAATTGGGGCATTCCAACATACAACGTAATTACGGAAGAAGGTCCGAACCACAACAGAACTTTTGGTGTCGAAGTAACAATCAACAATACTGTACAAGGAAATGGCATTGGAAAAAGCAAGAAAGATGCAGAACAAAACGCCGCTGAAGATGCATTGAAAAAAATTTTATAGAACGTGCAACGGAAAAATTTTTTCACCACGTTGTAAATCTCCACGAACTTCTCGTATATTTTGACGCCCGTTGGGGGTGTTCCGATGTTATCGGAACTGAGAACACACCCCAATAACCTGATCTGGATAATACTAGCGTAGGGAAACGGTGAATGCTCCTTTCATATATACCGTTTTCTCTTTACACACAATTGGGAAAACGGTTTTATTTTTTAAATTTCTTTATTTCAACTGGTTTGAATATTGTTATGAAGCATTGTTTTTTATTTTTTTTATTTCTTGAAATTTTTTGGCAAAATATTTTTGCCCAACAAGAGTACGTACAAAGCGATACAACATACGTGCTTCCTTCGGTTCTTGTAACT encodes the following:
- the rnc gene encoding ribonuclease III, which translates into the protein MLFKKIFRVFQQHTTPVSPTINLLSKRIGYSITQPHIFCEALRHRSSLQLLTPSQMTHSNERLEFLGDSILNFIVAEYVYQQHPDWEEGKLTKLRACLVNKKALTVLAKQIRLNELIEVNPSLPITSKKGNETIIADGFEAIIAAIYLDGGYDCAKKFVLSQLHTALSQGTLETTDENFKSQLLELSQGKNWGIPTYNVITEEGPNHNRTFGVEVTINNTVQGNGIGKSKKDAEQNAAEDALKKIL
- the fabF gene encoding beta-ketoacyl-ACP synthase II gives rise to the protein MALDRKRKRERRVVVTGLGPVTSIGIGVEPFWNGLLSGKNGFGPISRFDASAYDTRIAAEITNFDPLQFIDRKSIQRMDLFTQFAMAAAELAVRDAEINFEQFDRDRIGVIFGSGIGGMGTYFKQTQTVFELKRPDRISPFFVPMIISDIAAGYISIRYQVKGPNYATTSACATSAHAIGNGMMLIERGDADVMIVGGSEASITEMGVGGFTAMKAMSTRNDDPQHASRPFDKERDGFVIGEGGSVLIIEELRHALNRGAKIYCELSGIGFTGDAFHITQPAPNGEGAVRSMKRCIENAGLEPTDIDYINAHGTSTPFNDKTETQAMKQVFGDYAYQLLVSSTKSMTGHLLGAAGAMEAIATVLAVKNDVVPPTINYEFPDPDCDLNYVPNQMQKKIVNAALSNAFGFGGHNATLCFEKYREQ
- a CDS encoding acyl carrier protein — encoded protein: MDIEAKVKEIVMNKLGVDAGQVTAAASFTNDLGADSLDTVELVMEFEKEFKLSIPDEDAEKISTVGSAIDYLKSKLH
- the fabG gene encoding 3-oxoacyl-[acyl-carrier-protein] reductase, with product MNFNLSGKVALVTGGSRGIGKAIALALASEGCNVAFTYRSAESQAKEVEQQIISLGREAKRFQANVASSSETKSVVDAVVAQFKRLDILVNSAGITKDGLLMRMKEEDFDDVIDTNLKGVFNFTQSASKQMMSQRAGKIINITSVVGVTGNAGQSNYAASKAGIIGFTKSIAKELASRSIQVNAIAPGFIETEMTGALNEEQRKVILEKIPAKRIAKPEEIASVVCFLASAHADYITGQTICVDGGMVM